The following nucleotide sequence is from Kiritimatiella glycovorans.
CCCACGCTGATTTACGAGCGTTTCGTAGACGAAGACCAGAACGTCTGGGCCACCAACGACGCGGATCTCGCCCGGCAGCTGGGACCGGACTGGCGGAGGGCGAACCCCGCCGATCAGGAGACCCAGTACCGCATTTCCGGCAACCACCTCGACATCGGGGACACGAGCACCACGTACATTCAGAAGGCCACCCTGGTGCACGACCGGGCGGAGGCGCCGTCGGGTGAAACGGGGGCGGGCTTTTCCCTCTCCGCCCTCATGCAGCAGGATACTGAGGCGCCCAGCGCATTCATGGGGCTGGCGTTCAACGTGCAGGAGGACGGGAGTTACTACCTCTTCCGGGTATCGGGGGAGGGCTCCGCGCAGTTCCTCGTCTATACCAATTTCACGAAGCAGGGCGGAACGGTCCTGAACAAGTCCGGTGCATTCGCGCCGGTTCCGGACCGCCCGTATCTCCTGAAGGTGGAATGCCGCGCACCCCAGACCTACGATATCGCGGTTGAAGACACGGTGGCCGGAACCACCGTCTACTCGGTCGATGGTCTCACGGTGGGGGGCGGATTCGCGTCGCTCGACGGGGGCGTCTGCGGCGTTTACATCACGCACGGACTTTGCGCCATCGACGACTTCCGCTTCGACGCGGCGCCGGAGCGCAACCGGCTGCTGCACGCCGATGGATTCACGTGCGAGAATCAGACTTCATGGGCCACGAACGATGCCGGGATTGCCCTGCAACTCGGCCCGTACTGGAGACGGGCCAACCCTGCAGACGAACAGACCCAGTACCGTATCCGCGACCAGAAGCTGGATATCAGCGCCGTGAACGGCGGCGTCGACCAGAAGGCGATGCTGATCAATACGGCGGCGAAGACCCTTAACGCGGGAGCAGGCACGAATTTCACGCTGTCCGCGACGATGCGGCAGGATACCGACGCCTCGACGGCGTACATGGGAGTGGCGTTCAACTATCGCGAGGACGGAAGCTGCTACCTGTTCCGGGTCTCGGGCGCGGGCGTCGCGCAGTTTCTCGTTTATTCGAATTACACCCAGCAGGCGGGCACGGTGATGAATGCGCCGGGTGTGTTCGCCCCCGTTCAGAACCGGCCCTACACGGTTACGGTCGAGTCACGGGACCCGGGGGTCTTCGATTTTCGGATCACGGACACCGCGGACCGCACCCCTGTGTATTCCGTCAGCAACGTCACGGTAGGCGGATCGTACGTACAGCTTGAGGACGGGTGGGGCGGGATCTTCTTCACCCACGGCCTCTCCGCCGTGGACCACTATGTCGTGGACGCGGCCCCGGATCGCGGGGCGTGGCGGGGGGCGGGCGCCGGGCGCCTGGACGTGACGTCCGGTGAACTCAACCTCAAAGGGGGATCCCCGGGCCGGGTCTTTCTCGATACCGCACGCTGCCGCGCAGGCGGGGGGATCCTCGCACTGGGGCAGGTGTATCTCGGACAGCACCGCGGCTCCGAGTTCAGCGTCGTCGGCCGTGCCCCGGAGGTGAGGATGCAGAGCCTCCGCCGGACCGCCGGAGCGGCGGAGGGCGGCGTGTTCCGGTTCGAATTCGACGAGACAGGCGTGAGTCCCGTGCGGGTCGATTCGTTCGCGGCGCTGGACGCCGCGGAGATCGTGGTGGACGGGTCGGCGTATACCGGCGCGGCGGACCGGTTCACGCTCTTCGATGCCGGGGTACTGACCGCCCCGGTCCCGGATGAAAACCTGGTGGTGACGGGGTTCAGTCGCGCGTACGCGCCGCGGATTGAACAGGGGGGGGATCGGATTGAGCTGGTCGTCGCCCCGCCCGACCCGTTCACGGACGCGACCGATGCGCTGGGCATGGGGGAACTGACCGACGGGCGCGCCTGCTGGTTCGACTTCAACGGGGATGCATGGATCGATCTGGCCGCAGGGGGACGGGTCTGGGTGAACCACGGAGGCACAAACTTCACCCGGGGCTCGTGGGTCGGCCACGTGGTGGCGGGGGATTTCGACAACGACGGCTGGGAGGACCTGTTTTCGCATTCCCACAGGCGGTTGTTCCGGAACGACGGCGGGACACTGGTCGAAGATGTGCCGCTGCCGGCATTTCCCGACCCGTATTCGTGCCAGGGGGCGTGTTGGGGCGATTTCAACGGCGACGGCTGGCTCGATCTGTATGTCACCGGGTACGAAAACGGCTCAATGGAACCCTACCCGGATTACATGCTGATCAACAACGGCGGCGAGTCCTTTGCGATGTATACCATGGAGACCCGTTACAACGCCCGCGGCGTGACCTCCTGCGACTTCGACGGCGATGGCGATCCGGATATTTACGTGTCGAATTACCGCCTGCAGCCGAACCTGCTTTGGCGCAACGACGGAAGCGGAACGTTCACGGAAGTCGCCTCGGCATACAACGCGATTGCGACGTCGCCGGGGTACGGCGGCGGTCATT
It contains:
- a CDS encoding CRTAC1 family protein — its product is MRVVWVTWMLACVGFFLPTRAEGFTFSLRGQPVRNHVRYVESAPWSSQDVNDYDIVSIYSGAAVILDRDDTAGFLSVGRDSDGGTLTIEAPRELRLNDAVYVTNGAIYMNGGSLTAPEIRTEPEGEVRIGGGTVETDSFSIDGAVRVDGGILRTSPGTDFPTLIYERFVDEDQNVWATNDADLARQLGPDWRRANPADQETQYRISGNHLDIGDTSTTYIQKATLVHDRAEAPSGETGAGFSLSALMQQDTEAPSAFMGLAFNVQEDGSYYLFRVSGEGSAQFLVYTNFTKQGGTVLNKSGAFAPVPDRPYLLKVECRAPQTYDIAVEDTVAGTTVYSVDGLTVGGGFASLDGGVCGVYITHGLCAIDDFRFDAAPERNRLLHADGFTCENQTSWATNDAGIALQLGPYWRRANPADEQTQYRIRDQKLDISAVNGGVDQKAMLINTAAKTLNAGAGTNFTLSATMRQDTDASTAYMGVAFNYREDGSCYLFRVSGAGVAQFLVYSNYTQQAGTVMNAPGVFAPVQNRPYTVTVESRDPGVFDFRITDTADRTPVYSVSNVTVGGSYVQLEDGWGGIFFTHGLSAVDHYVVDAAPDRGAWRGAGAGRLDVTSGELNLKGGSPGRVFLDTARCRAGGGILALGQVYLGQHRGSEFSVVGRAPEVRMQSLRRTAGAAEGGVFRFEFDETGVSPVRVDSFAALDAAEIVVDGSAYTGAADRFTLFDAGVLTAPVPDENLVVTGFSRAYAPRIEQGGDRIELVVAPPDPFTDATDALGMGELTDGRACWFDFNGDAWIDLAAGGRVWVNHGGTNFTRGSWVGHVVAGDFDNDGWEDLFSHSHRRLFRNDGGTLVEDVPLPAFPDPYSCQGACWGDFNGDGWLDLYVTGYENGSMEPYPDYMLINNGGESFAMYTMETRYNARGVTSCDFDGDGDPDIYVSNYRLQPNLLWRNDGSGTFTEVASAYNAIATSPGYGGGHSIGACWGDFDNDGLFDLFAGNFAHPGQPESRFLRNRGAAHGHTFEDMGTCGIYFQESYASPAAADYDNDGRLDLFFTTVYEVATGGIRNYPVLFRNGGHFDFEAVDGSSLDELPDTYQAAWGDYNNDGRPDLVTAGRVFRNNGLGTNHWLKVRLRGDGSAVNRSAIGARVTLTAGTRTMARQVEAGTGQGNQNAPALHFGLGQADGPVDIEIAWPDGTLDTVTGVEPDRLITREYGSSAGP